From Catharus ustulatus isolate bCatUst1 chromosome 6, bCatUst1.pri.v2, whole genome shotgun sequence, a single genomic window includes:
- the AKAP5 gene encoding A-kinase anchor protein 5: MVKAAKEIQMENPREAESPSTGATCSPPEEQAKKPSMLCFKKRKKSCKKGLTVKDACEGASEEKSQCVSTDQEEAKASNPSQSSKGTWAAIKNLARPRKRQKSSSRKKAPSDSQVQLEVDAEESCGQDLPKKRASSGVKMPCVRFSRGKKKPSPSEAVEESEGNVQANEVMGIVNKAIEETEDLAPMDKSESFSPASAQQEQDTVKQEQHSMKEDQDTVKEDQDTVKEDQDTVKEDQEAVKEDHDTAKESDTSVGRSEPLTEPTRDAEEHSECTVQLEITDSETVDETAQDKLQEGSLPQTTDNVEGREVGPETPEITEWQEIPNTCEEMPERDELEKSINLPKECKAEETVTVFSELASGGDAASVQEAASMKDAASVQEAVSVQEAANVQEAASVQECSSHQVLEANAGAGVSIVITITEAEDSDNTDSDQAYEPSPVLHQKKQKGNKKSNRNADVGQKEGPEAGGGPQAEEKGLGDQGHRTGEQYELLLVETASSLVKAAIQSSIEQLVNEMALEQNKHNSFL; this comes from the exons ATGGTAAAGGCAGCTAAGGAAATTCAAATGGAGAACCCAAGGGAGGCAGAGAGTCCCAGCACAGGGGCCACATGTTCCCCGCCAGAGGAACAAGCGAAAAAACCCTCCATGCTCTGTTTTAAGAAGCGGAAGAAGTCCTGTAAGAAGGGGCTGACTGTGAAGGATGCGTGCGAAGGAGCCTCAGAGGAGAAAAGCCAATGTGTCAGCACTGACCAAGAGGAGGCAAAAGCTTCCAATCCATCACAATCCTCCAAAGGAACCTGGGCAGCCATCAAAAACCTTGCCAGACCTCGGAAAAGGCAGAAGTCCTCCTCACGGAAGAAGGCGCCCTCTGATTCCCAAGTGCAGCTGGAGGTGGATGCTGAGGAGAGCTGTGGGCAAGACCTCCCAAAGAAACGGGCGAGCTCTGGGGTGAAGATGCCCTGTGTGAGGTTCTCCAGAGGCAAGAAGAAACCCAGCCCCTCAGAAGCAGTGGAGGAGTCAGAGGGCAATGTTCAAGCAAATGAAGTGATGGGTATTGTGAATAAGGCTATTGAAGAAACAGAGGATTTGGCTCCAATGGACAAATCTGAATCCTTCAGCCCAGCCTCTGCACAGCAAGAGCAGGATACTgtgaagcaggagcagcacagcatgaAAGAGGACCAGGATACGGTGAAGGAGGACCAGGATACAGTGAAGGAGGACCAGGATACAGTGAAGGAGGACCAGGAGGCAGTGAAAGAGGACCACGATACAGCAAAGGAAAGTGACACCTCTGTTGGGAGGAGTGAGCCCTTGACAGAGCCCACCCGTGATGCAGAGGAACATTCGGAGTGCACTGTCCAGTTGGAGATAACTGATTCAGAGACAGTGGATGAAACAGCCCAGGACAAACTGCAGGAAGGGAGCCTACCCCAAACCACTGACAATGTGGAGGGCAGGGAAGTGGGTCCTGAAACACCTGAAATCACAGAGTGGCAGGAAATCCCTAATACCTGTGAAGAGATGCCTGAAAGGGATGAATTAGAAAAGAGCATAAATCTTCCTAAAGAGTGCAAAGCCGAGGAGACTGTAACTGTTTTCAGTGAGTTGGCATCTGGGGGTGATGCAGCAAGTGTCCAAGAGGCAGCAAGTATGAAGGAT GCAGCAAGTGTACAAGAAGCAGTGAGTGTGCAGGAGGCAGCAAATGTGCAGGAGGCAGCGAGTGTGCAGGAATGCTCCAGCCATCAGGTATTGGAAGCAAATGCAGGCGCTGGTGTCAGCATCGTCATCACCATCACCGAAGCTGAGGACTCTGACAACACCGACTCTGACCAGGCCTATGAGCCGTCCCCAGTTTTgcaccaaaaaaagcaaaaagggaataaaaaatcaaacaggaaTGCTGATGTTGGTCAGAAAGAGGGCCCTGAGGCTGGTGGCGGTCCCCAGGCAGAGGAGAAAGGTCTGGGTGACCAGGGGCACAGAACTGGGGAGCAATACGAGTTGCTCCTTGTAGAAACCGCCTCTTCCCTCGTGAAGGCGGCCATTCAGTCCTCCATAGAGCAGCTGGTCAACGAAATGGCCCTGGAACAGAATAAACACAACAGCTTTCTGTGA